The Ptychodera flava strain L36383 chromosome 14, AS_Pfla_20210202, whole genome shotgun sequence genome segment GGAAATTAGAAGCCAAGAAGTTGAACGAAAGAGGACTGATCAGACAGACTGAAAGCTGTGTAGGCTACATCAGCGACCAGATAGTTGATATGACTTGCGTAGTGGAAGGCTGGTTCGATTACATTTTCGCTGATGAACAGAGGCCGTGCTGACTTTGGTTGGACTGATTgcactcgacattttatcaacaacgccatgtgagttttatgcacatatcttggGGGCTCGagaggtaactcctcccaaCATGCCAAATAcgatgatgtcatcttatgaataatagatCAGTAAATACAAACGTCATCTcatcaataatttatagcaatgcagatcgtgcaagaaagccaagtctgtgattcagggagaaactcccctgtatagcgttcaccccactcattgcgttcaccccactcacgcgtttcacatgaaaacagaacacaaatcatcgcgttcaccccactcaaacattcacaaatcacagacttgaaccaagtctagtaatacgtggcaagaaagtcaaatgacaggaaacaatagacaaaacgagcgggttttcgcggcatttggcaggaaacttgcacggctacacatagGGAGGTAttgagagatcctgtgcacggtcatggcagtgatccaacggcTAGatagtgtaggcctaccggtgctcgGAAACTTCGATATTATACCTCCTGATTGCCAGGTAGGTCTGACtcctctttcaaatgagataaccccacataacaagaagacctatagGAGGTCCTTCACTTGACTTGacacctgtactcggaattctcgtttgaccccccccccccccccccccaaacggggtaaagTTTGTAGTAGTGAGTTGGATTCTCCGCAGCTGAGTGTAGCGtgccatatacccggttctcttgacacggacgttcatgcagaccacggaacagatgcttcttgctgcagtgggcattgctctgcgagctgtagatttctgtagcttgcgttattgtcaattgtactcctgttgggcctcttgaaatgaaagctctcgtccttgctagcgatgtcgtagactagagcccggtcattgatagtctgttggcatatacacgCGTACAGGTAATCaagtgtttagctccatggctTGAGCGATAActgtagccgagccccattcaactgattcaagaaaatcatgatcaaatgtgatctcaatccagcgtgtaattactgttcaatattcagcagatatttaacttagattaattgaccttttattgcgtgttagatttggtaagttggtatgcttgtgacagatcagccgccattttaacaagcggcaatatcgcaaacataataatcaacccgtaacctaGTGCGGCATTCTTGGATATGTTGTCAAcaggggggaccccctcaggagcatgcgcagcgcgacgaccactgcgctttaataaACACTTAAAAAATTGAAGGCCCGTGAAAACACAGATGCTCTTAAACACAATTTGTACTGACTTCATGTGCTACAACATACCATACCAAGTGGGTATAAATACATGTCGGTTTTGGCTTCATACAGTTTTCACAGATTTAGTAGATGAGCAGTGACAAACCTGGCAGGACAAGGGTTAAAGGGTTAAATGAGTAGACCCATCAGATTGTTCATATCCTGATCAAGTGATGATAAACTGTGAGTCAGCAGTTTCCAGTTATGCTTTATAACAACTATCAATAGGGTTCAGTAAAAGACAACACACACCTGAGAGGATTTCACAACACATCATAAAATTTTTTCAACACAACTTTTCAACTTACAATTTGCCAAGCTGCAGTCCCCTGTACTCATCATCAACCACAAGGTCTTCAATTCTTGACCTCTACagtatcaaaataaacaaatgaatagTTCAATAATTAGGAGGGGGAAAAGAGTACATTTAGTGGTCAGTACAGACATCACCATCTTACTATCCACCATGACTTATGACGTATGAATAGTTACCTTTAGTTTAATGAATTCTATTGACAAATTATATAGCTTTCCATGGACAGTGACATTTGAGCTAGTAAAATGCAGAATAATGTTGATCTCCAAGCTACATACCTCTGCACATCCTCTGATGAATTTCTGTTCCAATACAACTGTTCCTGTAGCAATAATTTTACTCTTGGAGATATCCTCAATGACAGTCACAAAGTATGTATTTGGACAGGATTTCATTTGATTGTACCTTGCTGTTGTGAAAATAAGAAAGATGAAATATCATCACTGATGTTAATAGACTGAAACATATGGTAGTTTTGTTTGGCACTCAATGATCCCTATATGttttaccatagacagtagaggggggtctactgtctatggttttacATTGGCATCAGAAGCAacaacaatgtacatgtacaatgttgCTAGAGACATTTTTCTTTGTATTCACTTACTTCATGTTAATGTTCTGAAACTGTCAAACTTTAACATTGGCTGATTTTGGAACATTTTTCAGAAGCACAAGTTTTTTAATAAGGTTAATGTCTTTCAAAATATGGCTAGaacattcaatgaaataaaaattcagaATACAGTCTGCTGTTAACTGAACAATAACTTGTACAGATTGCATATTCAAATTAAGCGACTTGATCTTgtattttcacataaaaaatcCACAAAAAGCCTGTatgttcaaaaatattacagttgCAACTGGCACTCATTGTTCATTGCCAGCAATTTTCATAGATACAAATATGATGAACAATAGCTTGTCCTTTTCCTGGTAAaatccaaaatatcaaaaccaACCCTACAACCGCGTACAGTATTTAGTTTTTTAAAGCATTACAACGACTGACATAGCATATCAAAGTGAAGTCTTAATTACATGATGGCAATATAGTGCTGCGAAGCATGAAAGTGTTGGCAAACCTTTGTTCTATGGAAGCTAGCCAACAGCTGTATGCACCCTAAACACATATTTATGTCACTCTGTTCCAAAGAGGTCACTATTTTGTCTTTACAAACACATGTACCAGTAGGTACAAGCACCTTACCTAAAAATTTCTCTCTTGGTGTATCACCACATTTTGTGAGTTGTTTTAGTACTTCCATAAAACCtgaagagaaaaaatatttcttcaccCTATATCATATATTTAACAACAACAAACCCCATAAAAACCATATTAATCAAGTAAACTTGTTTTATAGGGCACCTTAGAGTAacattctttgtttgctgtcctcAAATGTTCCTCaacaccccctcccccaccccacCCTCCAGTCAAAAAACATACACAGAATAAAACAATGTATAATTTTCAATTGTACTTCTTAGGTGGGGTACAGAAAATGGCTATTTTTAACTTGTTATACTTTACACACTGTGtttgcttttcaaaattttgcatgaaTACCTACCCACCCACCTACCAACGGCAAGCAAAGAATTTTATCAACAGTAGGTGCCTTACAAAGAATACTTGCAACACACTTGTAATagattttgtaatttgttcCTATTTAGGGGAACTGTGTTGTCCTGCCTTAGCTTGTTACAAGTAGAATCATGGACCTCGGAGgaataattttatcaaaaattattaaGTATGAACATTATGGGGCAAGACAAAAATATGTTAATCAAACCTTTGTCATAGTCAGCTGCACATAGCGGCCTCATTACAAGGTTCTCTCCAGGGTTGCTTGGTGATATCGATCCTTTGAATTTGGCTTGTGCCTCACTGAAGTCAATTTCCTTCAGTAGACCTGGCCGGTAAAGCGGCGTTTCATCTAGTGGGCCATTCTGCTGGACAAGATGAGGACAGTCAATATAACAAAAGTCAGACTTGAACAATCCACAAATGTGCTACACCATGGTGAAATTAAACTGCAAAACCGGTATTATCTAAAGTGCCTTTGCAAATGAAGTCACTGTACCCAAGAGTTTTTTTTAAGTCAATCAGCCTCCTTGGCCTGCTAATCAGACATTTCATTTCACCCATCATTCATGGAACAATCAAGGCATAATGCTAGAAAGCTTCACCAGAGTTACAAGTAacagaattgatgttttttacagttttcacaCTTTATCACAGATGTATCTCTATGGCGGAAATCTTTTACAGCTACAACtacaaaaatgacattttatgcaaacatagggccaatttTGTTTATATATGTACAACATCACAACACAAAGTCACACATGATACAATACTTAAAAGGCTAGCAATTGCAATACACACTGACAAAACCAAATTATCAAAGtggcaaaaaacatgaaaactgcAAATGTTAATCCTCTTGCTCCCAaatggtatttatttctatggtttgtttATGGACCCTGGTAGAAAGAGGTTTAATTTGCACATACTTCCATGTACTGTTACAGTTAGAAACATGATGATAATGCCACTTGAAggtgttttgttttcatgaagAGAGGATTTGCATAGGCATTTTAATGTTCTACAACACTATCATCACTTAGATTACTGGAATTCTCAACAAAGGGATTTGATAAccatacaaaagaatacatttgaACAACAAAAGATGATGCAACTTCTGTATTGTTAGGTAAATTTACAGTCACACCCTGTTTTCCAAGATGTGGGGCATACAGATTATGATATgataaattgagtaaactaatAACATCTTATTTATTTTGTGCCGAATTGACAAAGATAACATGTTGATggttgtgaaatttgcaaattgtatGTTAAAACCCTAAGTACACCGATCAATCAAACCAAAGTTCAGCACTATAGTGATACTGCAGCAGCTTTATCTAGCACACACCCTTGTGCTATTACAGCTGTGAACAATGGTAGGTGATGGATAAAATATTTTGGTTGAGGCACAATCAAActatttattttcagtttttaaagTGCTCTATCTACCCAAATACCAACCATATGAGTATGATAAACAATATGGGGAAATGTCTGGTACCAGCATTACATACAGCAGCAGCTTTATCTAGCACATACCTTTGTGCTATTACAGCTGTGAACAATGTTGGACAATagataaaatattttggttGAGGCACtatcaaattatttatattcagTATTTTAAAGTTCTCTATCTAGCAAAATACCAAAAATATGAGTATGACAAACAATATGGAAAAAAAAGATGTTATTTTTAAACTTAAATTATCTGTACAAAATAAACATGATGTACATGAGTATACTTCCAATGTTTTCACATAATTTTGTCAGTAATCATGTGTCTCGGCTACCAAGACTGCACTTTAGCATTCTCATCTGGCCACCCCTACACAGTCTGGGGAAATCTCATTCGAAAATCTCCTAGCAAGATGGCATGACACAGACACGAGTGATGCATCCTGGAAGCACAGATCTATGattaatttattatattttgagACAAAGTCATGGAAAATATACTTTCAAGATTATCTGGAAGTGGCTTTCAGAGTCAGTTCTTGGTAATGAGTGTGACCTATGACTTTAATGTCTTTGATCAGTTCAGAGACAAGTAATGATACAGCTGATCCAGGATACAGAAGTCATAGTTTACACTTATTACTGAGGGGGAACTTCGAAAGCCACTTCCACATAACCTTGAGGTTTGAAACTATATTTTCGGTGACTTTGTCTCAAAACATAATCATTATATCATAGGTCAGTTgctcccagaatgcattgctcTTGTCCGTTTCAAACCATCTTGCttggaaatttttgaatggAATTTCCCCAGATGAgcatccatggccagaagtcgggattttttcattttagacatttttacattttagtagtgcatgtttgacattttaggtcggaactaacgtgaccaaaaaagccaaacttgcaaacctatcgtgtatcgtgcagacccaaCATATCCGCACCTAtcgtttctaaaatgtctaacgcgTATGCcaggtcggaactaacgtgcctaaaatgccaaacgtgcaaacctatcgtgtatcgtgcagacctaacgttaaAGAACCTATGTCTAACATGTATAGCATTTTAGGGCGTACAAATAAGTCCTAttttatcatgccaatcgtgcaaacctatcgtgtattgtGCACGCCAAACATGGATGCACCTATCGTGCCTaagtgtctaacgtgtatatcatgactacGACTGTGGTACCATTCGACTTATctggacatacacgttagacattttagacacgttaggtccgtacacgttggttcagcacgttacacgataagtttgcacgattggcatgatagattttgactggtGGACAACCTacaatgacatacacgttagacattttagacacgttagctccgtaaatcttaggtcggcagGTTATACGATATGTCTTAAGATTCACGTGATagcctacaaacacggtaaggtctaattctatcatgccaatcgtgcaaacctatcttgtatcgggcagacctaacgtgtacggacctaaggtgtctaaaatgtctaacgtgcatgtcattttaggttctcaacatgagtcaaaatctatcatgccaatcgtgcaaacctatcgtgtatcgtgcaaacctaacgtgtacggacctaacgtgtctaaaatgtctaacgagcatgtcattttaggttctccacatgagtcaaaatctatcatgccaatcgtgcaaacttatcgtgtatcgtgcaaacctaatgtgtacggacctaacgtgtctaaaatgtctaacgtgtatatcatgactgtaccattcaacttatctggagaccctaaaatgacatacacgttagacattttagacacgttagatccgtactcgttaggtatgcacgatacacgataggtttgcatgattgccatgatagattttgactcgtggacaacctaaaatgacatacacgttagacattttagacacgttagctccgtaaatcttaggtcggcacgttatacgatatgtctcaagattcacctgatggcctacaaacacggtaaggtctaactctatcatgccaatcgtgcaaacctatcttgtatcgtgcagacctaacgtgcaCGAACCTAaggtgtctaaaatgtctaacgtgcatgtcattttaggttctccactcgagtcaaaatctatcatgccaatcgtgcaaatctatcgtgtatcgtgcaaacctatcatgtacggacctaacgtgtctaaaatgtctaacgtgcatgtcattttaggttctcaacatgagtcacaatctatcatgccaatcatgcaaacctatcgtgtatcgtgcaaacctaatgtgtacggacctaacgtgtctaaaatgtctaacgtgtatgtcatttacatgagtcaaaatctatcatggcaatcatgcaaacctatcgtgtatcgtgcacacctaacgtgtacggacctaacgtgtctaaaatgtctaacgtgcatgtcattttaggttctcaacatgagtcaaaatctatcatgccaatcgtgcaaacctatcgtgtatcgtgcagacctaacgtgcaCGAACCTAaggtgtctaaaatgtctaacatgcatgtcattttaggttctcaacatgagtcacaatctatcatgccaatcgtgcaaatctatcgtgtatcgtgcaaacctaacatgtacggacctaacgtgtctaaaatgtctaacgtgcatgtcattttaggttctcaacatgagtcacaatctatcatgccaatcatgcaaacctatcgtgtatcgtgcacacctaacgtgtacggacctaacgtgtctaaaatgtctaatgtgtatgtcattttaggttctccacatgactccaatttctaccatgccaatcatgctaacctatcgtgtatcgtgcaaacctaatgtgtatggacctaacgtgtctaaaatgtctaacgtgtatgtcatttacatgagtcaaaatctatcatggcaatcatgcaaacctatcgtgtatcgtgcacacctaacgtgtacggacctaacgtgtctaaaatgtctaacgtgtatgtcattttaggttctcaacatcggtcaaaatctaccatgccaatcatgcttacctatcgtgtatcgtgcaaacctaatgtgtacggacctaacgtatctaaaatgtctaacgtgcagacttatacagtgtttagtcatgcacgtttgccttacacgttttggttctataatgtacaatggcatacaactccccatagcacgatagcttcaacaatgtgaaacgtgcatttttaccaactactggccatagctcCAGATGAGAGCCCCTAAGTGCATGTTGGGTAACTGAGTAACGGTACATGATGAATTGACAGTTGCAAAAGCACTTCTTCTCATTCCATTTAAACTGTATCAAAAGTGTGACCACTGAATTCAATGGAAGATTTCTTTGCTTATAGCAACAGAAGATGTTATCAAGGCATTTTAGAAATACAAAAGAATATTGTTAGagcaaacattaaaaaattcCATTAAAAAATTCCACGAGAGATAACCATATTATCCAATTAAATGACCTCTGTCCCTGTTAAATATGTGAGCAATGGTAATCTAGTTAGCACTGTGCAGCAGATATTACAGCTGTGTACATATATCTATTGGCATCCCATCTGCTGCCTATTTAATGAAAACTGCATGGACACCAATTACACCATTATTCTTTTAGATAAATACTATGGTATATGTGTGACAGAATGCAATAATCTATAAATCACATTACAGATAAAAAACAGCTGGTATACTAACCAATGGACAGTCAGTTTCTTGACTATCTATTGCTAAATCTTATGCTTCACTACTTGCATTTTTCATTAATCTAACTGACAGCATCATGGGTGATGAAAGCATGATTGCTATGGATGTGAGAAATACTCTATAGGTAAATTTGCCAAAGCTGAGTTTATGAAATCTAGATGAAACAGCACACTTCCTACAGCTAATAAAATTATACCGTCGACATTCCATCTTTCAGTGCTGTCCTTGGTATCCAACGGTTCCCGATCTGGACCCATTTACTTTTATCTGAAGCCTTAGAATGAAAGAATTCATTGAAGAAAAGAGAGAGTGGCAATGCAAAGAGGTAGTTATAGAATTGCTGAAAGAGATAGTACATTATACAGTGTGCTAGCTTCAGTATTAATATAGTTGAGAAAACCATTGGTACCGCCATGATTTCAACTGGAATTATTTAAATTTGACAGTTCTTTTTGcgctttttcctttttttgtgaATATCAGTGCTTATTTTGTCCTTGTGGTTATTTGATCTTAGTACTTTTTTTGGTTTTGCCTTTTGTACAGTTGATTTTCTGTAAATAGGCCTCTGGCCCGGtaggataaataaataaattaatatatttttttaactaCATAACATAATGTGAAACCATAactgatttattttattaatcaaTTTCAATTGTGGGTCATAAACGTTCTGCTTCAGTGGGACCAAGCTTTGACCGTCTGCATTGAGGGGAAATGCTAGCTATGTTGCTGTTTTGACACTGATgataaaaatcaaattaaaatctACAACTTGTTGATCATTGACAGACTCAGGTATGTTGTTCAAAGGTAAATAAATTCACACCTGGAAGGGAGAAGGATACAATGCATATACctacaaaatttgataaaattacatTA includes the following:
- the LOC139149150 gene encoding glucosamine 6-phosphate N-acetyltransferase-like isoform X1; amino-acid sequence: MEASDKSKWVQIGNRWIPRTALKDGMSTNGPLDETPLYRPGLLKEIDFSEAQAKFKGSISPSNPGENLVMRPLCAADYDKGFMEVLKQLTKCGDTPREKFLARYNQMKSCPNTYFVTVIEDISKSKIIATGTVVLEQKFIRGCAERSRIEDLVVDDEYRGLQLGKLMFQTLLLLSQHLGVYKCSLECLPENIAFYENLDFKVDPQSFMQYRFKELS
- the LOC139149150 gene encoding glucosamine 6-phosphate N-acetyltransferase-like isoform X3; this translates as MENGPLDETPLYRPGLLKEIDFSEAQAKFKGSISPSNPGENLVMRPLCAADYDKGFMEVLKQLTKCGDTPREKFLARYNQMKSCPNTYFVTVIEDISKSKIIATGTVVLEQKFIRGCAERSRIEDLVVDDEYRGLQLGKLMFQTLLLLSQHLGVYKCSLECLPENIAFYENLDFKVDPQSFMQYRFKELS
- the LOC139149150 gene encoding glucosamine 6-phosphate N-acetyltransferase-like isoform X2, whose translation is MEQNGPLDETPLYRPGLLKEIDFSEAQAKFKGSISPSNPGENLVMRPLCAADYDKGFMEVLKQLTKCGDTPREKFLARYNQMKSCPNTYFVTVIEDISKSKIIATGTVVLEQKFIRGCAERSRIEDLVVDDEYRGLQLGKLMFQTLLLLSQHLGVYKCSLECLPENIAFYENLDFKVDPQSFMQYRFKELS